In Persicimonas caeni, a single window of DNA contains:
- the hrcA gene encoding heat-inducible transcriptional repressor HrcA, whose translation MVSLTERQRKVLFRVIDEFIATGEPVSSASVARSKVVDVSSATIRNVMADLEEFGLLLQPHTSAGRIPTPAGTRRYVNYLYAQNEHLQNPYRHELDREFCGLGDNVERVTKRAGELISRLSSLTSIVSMASLQNVRLRDIKLSLLGDSRVLVILVAEDGRVYNRVVRMGEAIGTDLLAKTQKYLTDLVGGQTLAQVRRRVADERRLAEARYRDYVEKALEIGRKALEETPELDVHVEGTLNILDHREFSDDVDRLRELLRALEEKERVVQLIDKVCENRRPQAFIGPELGWDLGDDLSLIVCDYYRGDEHMGIIGVLGPIRMDYARVIPLVDYAADVLSRELAIDD comes from the coding sequence GTGGTTTCCCTGACAGAGAGACAACGCAAAGTATTGTTTCGGGTGATCGACGAGTTCATCGCCACCGGAGAGCCGGTGTCTAGCGCGTCGGTAGCTCGTAGCAAGGTCGTCGACGTCAGCTCGGCGACCATCCGAAACGTCATGGCGGATCTCGAAGAGTTCGGGCTTCTGCTCCAGCCGCACACCTCGGCAGGGCGCATCCCGACCCCGGCGGGGACGCGCCGCTACGTCAACTACTTGTACGCGCAGAACGAGCACTTGCAGAACCCCTACCGCCACGAACTCGACCGCGAGTTCTGCGGGTTGGGGGATAATGTCGAGAGAGTGACCAAGCGCGCCGGTGAGCTCATTAGCCGGTTGTCGAGTCTGACGAGCATCGTCTCGATGGCCAGCCTGCAGAACGTGCGGCTTCGCGATATCAAGCTGTCGCTACTCGGCGACAGTCGAGTGCTGGTGATCTTGGTGGCCGAGGACGGGCGGGTCTACAACCGGGTCGTGCGTATGGGCGAGGCCATCGGAACCGACCTGCTGGCAAAGACCCAGAAGTATTTGACCGACCTGGTCGGCGGCCAGACCCTGGCGCAGGTGCGCCGTCGAGTCGCCGACGAGCGGCGGCTGGCCGAGGCGCGCTACCGCGACTACGTCGAAAAGGCGCTCGAAATCGGGCGCAAGGCGCTCGAAGAGACGCCCGAGCTCGACGTGCACGTCGAGGGCACGCTCAACATCTTGGACCATCGCGAGTTCTCCGACGACGTCGACAGGCTGCGTGAGCTGCTCCGTGCGCTCGAGGAGAAGGAGCGTGTGGTCCAATTGATCGACAAAGTTTGTGAAAACCGGCGCCCACAGGCGTTTATCGGCCCCGAGCTCGGCTGGGACCTGGGTGACGATCTGAGTTTGATCGTTTGCGATTATTACCGAGGTGACGAGCATATGGGCATCATAGGGGTTCTCGGGCCCATCCGCATGGATTATGCCCGGGTCATTCCTCTGGTCGATTACGCGGCCGATGTGCTATCGAGGGAGCTGGCGATCGATGATTGA
- the grpE gene encoding nucleotide exchange factor GrpE: MNETLADKPSSADENSQADQTDDSQLSESPESSDNDTPESEETSQPQNEEVGEEASEASEASEVSEASEASEASEASEASEASEDAEAAGAGQQDEGQPDEAQQDDSEQPAAEEASADEEELEGLFLSPDDDSEDVIEVDYSEETAGGGMEVRQEDVSELHDQIARLEEKVEEAERERGEFKERWVRAAADLENLRKRAKREKEEQRKYGNDKLALELLPAVDNLERALAHAEKSDDSGSIVDGVKMVYRQILTAFEKHGITGFESKGEKFNPEQHEAIQQVETTEHDTGTVVEQYQKGYFIHDRLLRPAMVSVAKRVAGGDNDQQSEASEASDSSEATDEGTTDADE, encoded by the coding sequence TTGAACGAGACACTTGCAGACAAGCCATCGAGCGCCGACGAGAACTCGCAGGCCGACCAGACTGATGACTCGCAGCTCTCGGAGTCCCCTGAAAGCAGCGACAACGACACTCCCGAGTCCGAGGAGACCTCGCAGCCCCAGAATGAAGAGGTCGGCGAGGAAGCGTCCGAAGCCTCCGAGGCGAGCGAAGTTTCCGAAGCCAGCGAGGCGTCGGAAGCCAGCGAAGCGTCCGAGGCGAGCGAAGCTTCGGAAGACGCCGAGGCAGCCGGAGCGGGCCAGCAAGATGAAGGGCAGCCGGACGAGGCCCAACAAGACGACTCCGAACAACCTGCTGCAGAAGAGGCGTCCGCGGACGAAGAAGAACTCGAGGGCTTGTTCCTGAGCCCGGACGATGACTCCGAAGACGTCATCGAAGTCGACTACTCCGAGGAGACGGCGGGCGGCGGCATGGAGGTGCGTCAAGAGGACGTCTCCGAGCTGCACGACCAGATCGCGCGTCTCGAGGAAAAGGTCGAAGAGGCCGAGCGCGAGCGCGGCGAGTTCAAGGAGCGTTGGGTGCGCGCCGCCGCCGACCTGGAGAACCTGCGCAAGCGTGCCAAGCGCGAAAAGGAAGAGCAGCGCAAGTACGGCAACGACAAGCTCGCCCTCGAACTTCTTCCGGCGGTCGACAACCTCGAGCGTGCGCTGGCACATGCCGAGAAGAGCGACGACTCGGGCTCCATCGTCGACGGCGTCAAGATGGTCTATCGCCAAATCTTGACCGCTTTCGAGAAGCACGGCATCACCGGCTTCGAGTCGAAGGGCGAGAAGTTCAACCCCGAGCAACACGAAGCGATCCAGCAAGTCGAGACCACCGAGCACGACACGGGCACGGTTGTCGAGCAGTATCAAAAGGGTTACTTCATTCACGACCGCCTGCTGCGCCCCGCGATGGTCTCTGTTGCCAAGCGCGTCGCTGGCGGAGATAATGATCAACAATCCGAGGCAAGCGAGGCTTCTGACTCGAGCGAAGCAACCGACGAAGGAACGACGGACGCCGACGAGTAA
- the dnaK gene encoding molecular chaperone DnaK, with amino-acid sequence MGRTIGIDLGTTNSCVCVLDGDDRVVIPNAEGARTTPSVVAFTEDGERLVGQLAKRQAQTNAENTVSAVKRLIGKRYDDEDVQQAMRSVPYSIVESDNGDAWVAARGKEYSPPEISSFVLREMKKVAEDFLGEEVTDAVITVPAYFNDAQRQATKNAGKIAGLNVLRIVNEPTAAALAYGVGKGDAADDQTVAVYDMGGGTFDISILELASGVFSVVSTAGDTFLGGEDFDNVIIDWLADEFEAEHGIDLRDEKMALQRLKEEAERAKCELSTKDETDISLPFIYSDEEGPKHLETNLSRQKLEELVGGLVEESLGPCKQALDDAGLDKSDVDTILLVGGMTRMPLIRQKVSAFFNKEPDASVNPDEVVALGAAVQGSIARGELTDVLLLDVTPLTMGVETAGGVFTPLIPRNTTVPCSHTEVFSTARDNQSMVRVHVLQGERKMAADNKSLAKFELVGIPPAPRGVPKIEVTFSIDENGMVNVRAKDMGSGKEQSVNIVADGGLSDNQIEEMIEQAAQFEEQDRLQKELVEMRNEAQGLLYSTERSFNEFGDALPEDEQQDIANDIATIKDLVEDANKEELEAIIANLEASAYRLAEAMYASEAEDEA; translated from the coding sequence ATGGGCAGAACGATAGGAATCGACCTTGGTACCACCAACAGTTGCGTGTGCGTCCTCGACGGTGATGACCGTGTAGTCATCCCCAACGCCGAAGGCGCGCGGACCACGCCCTCGGTCGTCGCCTTCACCGAAGACGGCGAGCGACTGGTCGGCCAACTGGCCAAGCGTCAAGCCCAGACCAATGCGGAGAACACCGTCTCGGCGGTCAAACGCCTGATCGGTAAGCGCTACGACGACGAGGACGTCCAGCAGGCCATGCGGTCGGTGCCGTACTCCATCGTCGAGTCGGACAACGGCGACGCCTGGGTGGCCGCGCGAGGCAAAGAGTACTCGCCGCCCGAAATCTCGTCGTTCGTGCTGCGCGAGATGAAGAAGGTCGCCGAAGACTTTCTGGGCGAAGAGGTCACCGACGCGGTGATCACGGTGCCCGCCTACTTCAACGATGCCCAGCGTCAGGCGACCAAAAATGCCGGAAAGATCGCCGGGCTCAACGTGCTGCGTATCGTCAACGAGCCCACCGCGGCTGCGTTGGCCTACGGGGTGGGCAAAGGCGACGCCGCCGACGACCAGACCGTGGCGGTCTACGACATGGGCGGCGGCACCTTCGATATCTCGATCCTCGAGCTTGCCTCGGGGGTCTTTAGCGTCGTGTCCACCGCCGGCGACACTTTCTTGGGCGGTGAAGACTTCGACAACGTGATCATCGACTGGCTCGCCGACGAGTTCGAAGCCGAGCATGGCATCGACCTGCGCGACGAGAAGATGGCGCTGCAGCGCCTCAAAGAGGAGGCCGAGCGCGCCAAGTGCGAGCTGTCGACCAAAGACGAAACCGACATCAGCCTGCCGTTCATCTACTCCGACGAGGAAGGGCCCAAGCACTTGGAGACGAACCTGTCGCGCCAGAAGCTCGAAGAGCTGGTCGGCGGGCTCGTCGAAGAGTCGCTCGGGCCGTGCAAGCAGGCGCTCGACGACGCCGGGCTCGACAAGAGCGACGTCGACACCATTCTGCTCGTCGGCGGCATGACGCGCATGCCGCTTATCCGTCAGAAGGTCAGCGCCTTCTTCAACAAGGAACCCGACGCCTCGGTCAACCCCGACGAGGTCGTCGCCCTGGGCGCCGCCGTGCAGGGCAGCATCGCCCGCGGTGAGCTCACCGACGTGCTCCTGCTCGACGTCACCCCGTTGACGATGGGCGTGGAGACCGCCGGTGGCGTCTTTACCCCGCTCATTCCCCGCAATACCACGGTGCCTTGCAGTCACACCGAGGTCTTCAGCACCGCGCGTGACAACCAGTCGATGGTGCGCGTGCACGTGCTGCAGGGCGAGCGCAAAATGGCCGCCGACAACAAGAGCTTGGCCAAATTCGAGCTCGTGGGAATCCCACCCGCCCCTCGAGGCGTTCCCAAGATCGAAGTGACGTTCAGCATCGACGAAAACGGCATGGTGAATGTGCGCGCCAAAGATATGGGCTCCGGTAAGGAGCAAAGCGTCAACATCGTGGCCGACGGCGGTCTGAGCGACAACCAGATCGAAGAGATGATCGAGCAGGCGGCTCAGTTCGAAGAGCAGGACCGCCTCCAGAAGGAGCTCGTCGAGATGCGCAACGAGGCCCAAGGCCTGTTGTACTCGACCGAGCGAAGCTTCAACGAGTTCGGCGACGCGCTGCCCGAAGACGAGCAGCAGGATATCGCCAATGATATCGCGACCATCAAAGATCTGGTCGAGGACGCCAACAAAGAAGAACTCGAGGCGATCATTGCAAACCTCGAAGCATCAGCCTATCGCTTGGCCGAGGCGATGTACGCCTCTGAGGCCGAAGACGAAGCATAA
- the dnaJ gene encoding molecular chaperone DnaJ has protein sequence MSINPYEVLGVSRDAELSEIKAAYRRLAIKHHPDKNPDDPDSEERFKEVNEAFEILSDPEKRQTYDRFGTTKGFGGGQGFGGQGFGGQGFGDVFDIFSSMFGGAAGGGRGRRGQRGADFKMEFEVTYKEAAEGVSREVEIPAFEDCETCDATGAKPGTSVETCSNCGGRGAVRVQNGFFSMMRSCPRCDGTGEVIPEPCQDCGGKGIRQTTETLEVEVPPGVDTGQKLRWTGRGGPGADGGPPGDLYIVIRLEDHPLFEREGNNVICTVPISFTQAALGGKIEVPTLDGKVNMTVPAGTQTGKTFRLSGKGFPSVGGRSQGDQLVKVVVETPVKLTDRQKELLTEFAEEGGEDVHPERKGFFDRMKELFG, from the coding sequence ATGTCTATAAATCCCTACGAGGTGCTCGGCGTCTCGCGAGATGCAGAACTCTCCGAGATCAAGGCGGCGTACCGCCGTCTGGCTATCAAGCACCATCCGGACAAAAACCCCGACGACCCCGACTCCGAGGAGCGCTTCAAGGAGGTCAACGAGGCCTTCGAGATCTTGAGTGATCCGGAGAAGCGCCAGACCTACGACCGCTTTGGCACGACCAAAGGCTTTGGCGGTGGCCAGGGCTTTGGCGGCCAAGGATTTGGCGGCCAGGGCTTCGGCGACGTGTTCGACATCTTCAGCAGCATGTTCGGCGGCGCCGCCGGCGGCGGCCGCGGCCGACGAGGCCAGCGTGGCGCGGACTTCAAAATGGAGTTCGAGGTCACCTACAAAGAGGCCGCCGAAGGTGTGAGCCGTGAGGTCGAAATCCCCGCCTTCGAAGATTGCGAGACGTGCGATGCGACCGGCGCCAAGCCGGGAACGAGCGTCGAGACCTGCTCGAATTGCGGCGGCCGCGGTGCGGTGCGCGTGCAAAACGGCTTCTTCTCGATGATGCGCTCGTGTCCGCGCTGCGACGGCACCGGCGAGGTCATCCCCGAGCCGTGCCAGGACTGTGGCGGCAAGGGCATTCGCCAGACGACCGAGACGCTCGAGGTCGAAGTGCCTCCGGGCGTCGACACCGGCCAGAAGCTCCGGTGGACCGGCCGCGGTGGCCCGGGCGCCGACGGTGGCCCGCCCGGCGACCTCTACATCGTCATTCGCCTGGAGGACCACCCGCTCTTCGAGCGCGAGGGCAACAACGTCATCTGCACGGTGCCCATCAGCTTCACGCAAGCGGCGCTCGGCGGCAAGATCGAGGTCCCCACGCTCGACGGCAAGGTCAACATGACGGTGCCTGCGGGCACGCAGACGGGCAAGACCTTCCGGCTGTCCGGCAAGGGCTTCCCGTCCGTCGGTGGCCGCAGTCAGGGTGACCAACTCGTCAAGGTCGTCGTCGAGACGCCGGTCAAGTTGACCGATCGCCAAAAGGAGTTGCTCACCGAGTTTGCCGAAGAGGGCGGCGAGGATGTGCACCCGGAGCGAAAGGGCTTCTTCGACCGCATGAAGGAGCTCTTTGGATAG
- a CDS encoding penicillin-binding protein activator, which yields MRTGAIIWVGILTVLCLLAAPVAHAQDASADPSSAAKSSKKRFAIGVALPLSGEYAPVGKQVLESIELAARDLGVRLVSKDTEGTPVGAIEAVRELAKDDEILAVLGPIGRRESRAAAQIAQREGIPLFSYASSDAVNRAGNWVYRLRLTPAEQARQLADAVRTHLSDQKRVGILFPESNYGREAAVAFATRFAALGGEVSAVASYPEKTTDFRKPLDELVGKRVHLGKRARYGKRRADGDGYAKIRRKASVDFDLLFIPDFHGRISRLLPFLPQAGLQTGEGGKGTAVQMLGLAGWQGSSMKLTGAHAAGAIYTDLFVGDADGGRSEDFATMFEGKTGRRPVDLDAEVFDSAWMVAKLLQKAQKRHQAAANKPSTAELRLFLANQLPRKPEFSGVSGDLGFGQQGAPVRPVKLYQFDVDGTVTPFR from the coding sequence ATGCGAACAGGTGCAATCATTTGGGTGGGGATTCTCACCGTGCTCTGTTTGCTGGCAGCCCCTGTGGCGCACGCCCAAGACGCTTCTGCGGATCCTTCCAGCGCGGCAAAATCTAGCAAAAAACGTTTCGCGATTGGTGTCGCGTTGCCTCTCTCCGGGGAGTATGCCCCGGTGGGAAAGCAGGTGCTCGAGTCCATCGAGCTCGCCGCGCGTGACCTCGGTGTGCGCCTCGTGTCGAAGGACACCGAGGGCACGCCCGTGGGCGCCATCGAGGCGGTGCGCGAACTCGCCAAGGACGACGAGATCCTCGCGGTTTTGGGCCCCATCGGCCGACGCGAGTCGCGCGCGGCTGCTCAAATCGCCCAGCGCGAGGGCATCCCGCTCTTCTCCTATGCGAGCTCCGACGCCGTCAATCGCGCAGGCAACTGGGTCTACCGGCTGCGGCTCACCCCGGCCGAGCAGGCCCGCCAGCTCGCCGACGCGGTGCGAACTCACCTTTCAGACCAGAAGCGCGTCGGCATCCTCTTTCCCGAGTCGAATTACGGGCGCGAGGCGGCGGTCGCCTTTGCGACGCGCTTTGCCGCCCTGGGCGGCGAGGTGAGCGCGGTCGCGAGCTATCCGGAGAAGACCACCGATTTTCGAAAACCGCTCGACGAGCTCGTCGGAAAACGGGTGCACCTGGGCAAGCGCGCGCGCTACGGAAAGCGGCGCGCCGACGGCGACGGGTACGCCAAGATTCGTCGCAAGGCGTCGGTCGACTTCGACCTGCTCTTTATCCCCGACTTCCACGGGCGCATCTCGCGGCTTCTGCCCTTCTTGCCGCAAGCCGGCCTCCAAACAGGGGAGGGCGGCAAGGGGACTGCGGTGCAGATGCTCGGCCTCGCCGGCTGGCAGGGCTCGTCGATGAAGCTGACCGGCGCGCACGCCGCCGGCGCCATCTACACGGATCTATTCGTGGGTGATGCCGACGGCGGCCGCTCCGAGGACTTCGCCACGATGTTCGAGGGCAAGACCGGTCGGCGCCCCGTCGACCTCGACGCCGAGGTCTTCGACAGCGCCTGGATGGTCGCCAAACTGCTCCAGAAGGCCCAGAAGCGCCATCAGGCGGCCGCGAACAAGCCGTCGACCGCCGAATTGCGCCTCTTCTTGGCCAACCAACTGCCCCGCAAGCCAGAGTTTAGTGGCGTGAGCGGTGATCTCGGCTTCGGACAGCAGGGGGCGCCCGTTCGGCCGGTGAAGCTGTATCAGTTCGACGTGGATGGTACAGTGACCCCGTTTCGGTAA
- the thiL gene encoding thiamine-phosphate kinase, with product MYREFDLIERISKIFGQPEGVTLGIGDDCAVLDPGRFDLVTTDTMVEGVHFRRDWSSPQDIGFKALAVSLSDVAAMGGGPGAFFLNLTLPKDEDEAFVEGLLEGLKQACVELGPAGFEVSAAGGDVTATRGPVVITTTLLGEASPAGPLMRSGAVPGDRIVILGPTGLAQAGVEVLEAGLDPDDYPALVAAHRRPTPLVRQGALLGLYGIPSALIDVTDGLAQDLGHILERSKVGASIETHHLPRHDELVAFCEATDADVLGYMLQGGEDLQLCFCVPPARMPKLWEVARREDWDVFDIGEVRGSDEGLRVLGPDGQPLDIETIGYQHFAD from the coding sequence ATGTACCGAGAATTCGACTTAATCGAGCGCATCTCCAAGATCTTTGGGCAACCTGAAGGGGTGACGCTCGGGATCGGCGATGATTGCGCCGTGCTCGATCCGGGTCGCTTCGACCTGGTGACGACCGATACGATGGTCGAAGGGGTGCATTTTCGTCGTGACTGGAGCTCGCCTCAGGATATCGGCTTCAAGGCGCTGGCGGTCTCGTTGAGCGACGTCGCCGCGATGGGCGGCGGCCCGGGCGCCTTCTTCTTGAATCTGACGCTTCCCAAGGACGAAGACGAGGCGTTTGTCGAGGGCTTGCTCGAAGGGCTCAAACAAGCCTGCGTCGAGCTCGGGCCTGCGGGGTTCGAGGTGTCGGCTGCAGGTGGTGACGTCACCGCCACGCGGGGTCCGGTGGTCATCACGACCACGCTGCTGGGCGAGGCGTCTCCTGCCGGCCCGCTGATGCGAAGCGGCGCCGTGCCGGGCGACCGCATCGTCATCCTCGGCCCGACGGGGCTCGCGCAGGCAGGCGTCGAGGTGCTCGAAGCCGGCCTCGACCCGGACGATTACCCGGCGCTCGTCGCTGCGCACCGGCGGCCGACGCCGCTCGTGCGCCAGGGCGCGCTGCTGGGCCTCTATGGTATCCCCTCGGCGCTCATCGACGTGACCGACGGATTGGCCCAGGACCTGGGGCATATCCTCGAGCGCAGCAAGGTCGGCGCGTCCATCGAGACGCATCACCTGCCGCGCCACGACGAATTGGTGGCGTTTTGCGAGGCCACCGACGCCGACGTGCTCGGCTACATGCTTCAAGGAGGCGAAGACCTTCAGCTTTGCTTCTGCGTGCCCCCGGCGCGCATGCCCAAGCTGTGGGAGGTCGCCCGGCGCGAGGATTGGGACGTCTTCGACATCGGCGAGGTGCGCGGATCCGACGAAGGTCTGCGCGTGCTCGGCCCCGACGGCCAACCCCTGGACATCGAAACCATCGGCTACCAACACTTTGCGGACTGA
- a CDS encoding class I SAM-dependent methyltransferase yields the protein MNDSSDNFEQAVAHKAVVEKLWSEPLFEACRDLLPTPEGATVLVAEARCGYVPLQLVEMLEDDTRVIALDSHGSMLDLARKRAEGGDAEDRIYFVAQRVNNLSYADDVFQAGVCMAGLQTGRQAKEGIAELARVTSNGGKVVVAAPLGTSFPEFYDLLDEALRSHGMAEVLPRIERMGRSLLSPGLLGHIANESELTNVSVEKLSWKLGFDGGRDFLHSPLVRETFFPHWLGLIRSSDREPILRYISDAIDTYWHGKRFETSIEAGVVVGTAL from the coding sequence ATGAACGACTCGAGCGACAATTTCGAGCAGGCCGTCGCGCACAAGGCCGTCGTCGAAAAGCTTTGGAGCGAGCCGCTCTTTGAAGCCTGCCGCGACCTTCTTCCGACCCCCGAGGGGGCGACGGTGCTCGTCGCCGAGGCTCGCTGCGGATACGTGCCGCTGCAACTGGTCGAGATGCTCGAGGACGACACACGCGTCATCGCGCTCGACTCGCACGGCTCGATGCTCGACCTGGCGCGCAAGCGCGCCGAGGGCGGTGACGCCGAGGACCGCATCTATTTCGTCGCCCAGCGCGTCAACAACCTGTCGTATGCCGACGACGTCTTCCAGGCGGGCGTGTGCATGGCCGGTCTGCAGACGGGTCGCCAGGCCAAAGAGGGCATCGCCGAGTTGGCGCGAGTGACCAGCAACGGCGGCAAAGTCGTCGTCGCCGCGCCGCTGGGAACGAGCTTCCCCGAATTCTACGACCTGCTCGACGAGGCCCTTCGCTCCCACGGAATGGCCGAGGTCCTGCCGCGTATCGAGCGCATGGGGCGCTCACTGTTGAGCCCCGGCTTGCTCGGCCACATCGCCAACGAGAGCGAGCTGACCAACGTCAGCGTCGAGAAGCTTAGCTGGAAGCTCGGCTTCGACGGCGGGCGCGACTTTTTGCACTCCCCGCTGGTGCGCGAGACCTTCTTTCCGCACTGGCTCGGCCTCATCCGCTCGTCGGACCGCGAGCCCATTTTGCGCTACATCTCCGACGCGATCGACACCTACTGGCACGGAAAGCGCTTCGAGACGTCGATCGAGGCGGGCGTGGTCGTTGGAACGGCCCTGTGA
- a CDS encoding DUF445 domain-containing protein has protein sequence MFELAISDIWRYLSIPVTSAVVGWGTNVLALKMTFYPLNFVGVRPFLGWQGIIPAKAESMARRTVDLMTTRLVGVQEVVDRLDADRVVEELSPGVEKMLSQVIDETMQARYPEIWKLIPEPARQEIYARAAADADEVIRESLTDLRLEIDDVLDLEEMAVSALLADRAFLNQIFLECGSEEFKFIERSGLYFGFLFGLILMVAWYFYDANWLMPVAGFFIGYLTNFAALKMIFEPASPKKVLGLTWQGSFLKRQEEVSEAYARLITENIVTTENIMKAMFEGPGSARLLEIIDRHVQDAAARHDATAGPVTTLLLGSDGLEALKERVARGVVKAVPSGPLYDVEPYANEALDLEDTLRTRLQALPPDQFTGLLRPIFQEDEWKLLLVGAVLGLLVGLFQTFVVFG, from the coding sequence ATGTTCGAGCTCGCCATCAGCGATATCTGGCGCTACCTGAGCATCCCCGTGACCAGCGCGGTCGTCGGGTGGGGCACCAACGTGCTCGCCCTCAAGATGACCTTCTACCCGCTGAACTTCGTGGGCGTGCGCCCCTTTCTGGGCTGGCAGGGCATCATCCCGGCCAAGGCCGAGTCGATGGCCCGACGCACCGTCGACCTGATGACCACGCGGCTGGTGGGCGTCCAGGAGGTCGTCGACCGCCTCGACGCCGACCGGGTGGTCGAAGAACTCTCCCCGGGCGTCGAGAAGATGCTCAGCCAGGTCATCGACGAGACGATGCAGGCGCGCTACCCCGAGATCTGGAAGCTCATCCCCGAGCCCGCCCGCCAGGAGATCTACGCGCGGGCGGCCGCCGACGCCGACGAGGTCATCCGCGAGTCGCTCACCGACCTGCGCCTCGAAATCGACGACGTGCTCGACCTCGAGGAGATGGCCGTCTCGGCGCTGTTGGCCGACCGCGCCTTCCTCAACCAGATCTTTTTGGAGTGCGGCAGCGAAGAGTTCAAATTCATCGAGCGCTCGGGGCTCTACTTCGGGTTTTTGTTCGGCCTGATCTTGATGGTCGCCTGGTATTTCTACGACGCCAACTGGCTGATGCCGGTCGCAGGCTTCTTCATCGGGTATCTGACCAACTTCGCCGCCCTCAAAATGATCTTCGAGCCCGCCTCGCCCAAGAAAGTCCTCGGGCTGACCTGGCAGGGCTCGTTCTTGAAGCGCCAAGAAGAAGTCAGCGAGGCCTACGCCCGGCTGATCACCGAGAATATCGTGACCACCGAGAACATCATGAAGGCGATGTTCGAGGGCCCTGGAAGCGCGAGGCTGCTCGAGATCATCGACCGCCACGTCCAAGATGCCGCCGCGCGCCACGACGCCACCGCCGGCCCGGTCACCACGCTTCTGCTGGGCAGCGACGGCCTCGAGGCCCTCAAAGAACGTGTCGCCCGCGGTGTGGTCAAGGCCGTCCCCAGCGGCCCACTCTACGACGTCGAGCCGTACGCCAACGAGGCCCTCGACCTCGAAGACACGCTGCGCACACGCCTGCAAGCGCTGCCGCCCGACCAATTTACCGGCCTGTTGCGCCCGATCTTCCAGGAGGACGAGTGGAAGTTGTTGCTCGTGGGTGCGGTGCTCGGCCTTTTGGTGGGTCTCTTCCAGACGTTCGTGGTGTTTGGCTGA
- a CDS encoding enoyl-CoA hydratase/isomerase family protein yields the protein MSEDLIVSSTQNHVRTLRMNLPRKLNGWTMAMMEALFEALDAAEADEDVEAVILTGTDPYYSAGVNLSSTIQLDHPRRLHEMIVKHNQELFDNFIDFDKPILVAVNGPAIGATVTSATLCDAIIASEKATFSTPFARLGVTPEGCSSVHLPRLIGEENAQRMLGPEGWQPDAEEALEIGLVDEVTAHDELLDRAQAIAEEWIEADKPREFGAGSTREELKEINARESRQLADAFLDTPFLMGQYRFLWSREKYGPALVFLALSLTRPLWSKLLDD from the coding sequence ATGTCTGAAGATTTGATCGTCAGTTCGACCCAAAACCACGTGCGCACCCTGCGCATGAACCTACCGCGCAAGCTCAACGGATGGACCATGGCGATGATGGAGGCGCTCTTCGAGGCCCTGGACGCCGCCGAGGCCGACGAGGACGTCGAGGCGGTCATTTTGACCGGCACCGACCCCTACTACAGCGCCGGGGTCAACCTCTCGTCGACCATCCAGCTCGACCATCCGCGTCGGCTCCACGAGATGATCGTGAAGCACAACCAGGAGTTGTTCGACAACTTCATCGACTTCGACAAGCCGATCCTGGTGGCCGTCAACGGCCCGGCCATCGGCGCCACGGTCACCTCGGCGACCCTGTGCGACGCGATCATCGCCTCCGAGAAGGCGACCTTCTCGACCCCGTTCGCTCGCCTGGGCGTCACCCCCGAGGGCTGCTCGAGCGTGCACTTGCCGCGGCTCATCGGCGAAGAGAACGCCCAGCGCATGCTCGGCCCCGAGGGCTGGCAGCCCGACGCCGAGGAGGCCCTCGAAATCGGGCTCGTCGACGAAGTCACCGCCCACGACGAGCTGCTCGACCGCGCCCAAGCCATCGCCGAGGAGTGGATCGAAGCGGACAAACCCCGCGAGTTCGGCGCAGGCTCGACCCGCGAGGAGCTCAAAGAGATCAACGCCCGCGAGTCCCGACAACTCGCCGACGCCTTCCTCGACACCCCGTTTCTGATGGGTCAGTACCGCTTTTTGTGGAGCCGCGAGAAATACGGCCCGGCGCTCGTCTTCCTGGCCCTGAGCCTGACGCGCCCGCTGTGGTCCAAACTCCTCGATGATTGA
- a CDS encoding YceI family protein encodes MPTYDPSNAECLVYVYREGLASAVGHDLEIEVTDFRIEVGGDGAVDAEFAADSLRVRHAVEDRQPRPGKLSAKDKKKIERNIQKDVLETKRFPVINFKSTEVQRTDGRVRVDGVLSLHGVERNLGLDGRVDGDQTVAEVGFDQRDFDIAPYKALLGALKLKPRVDVVVRVPFVPSE; translated from the coding sequence ATGCCGACCTACGACCCATCCAACGCCGAATGTCTCGTCTACGTCTACCGCGAGGGCCTCGCCTCGGCGGTGGGGCACGACCTGGAGATCGAGGTGACCGACTTTCGCATCGAGGTGGGCGGCGACGGGGCAGTCGACGCCGAGTTTGCCGCCGACTCGCTGCGCGTGCGTCACGCCGTCGAGGATCGCCAGCCGCGGCCGGGCAAGTTGTCGGCCAAGGACAAAAAGAAGATCGAGCGCAATATCCAGAAGGACGTGCTGGAGACGAAGCGTTTCCCGGTGATTAACTTCAAGTCGACCGAGGTGCAGCGCACCGACGGGCGCGTGCGCGTCGACGGGGTGCTCTCGTTGCACGGCGTCGAGCGCAATCTAGGGCTCGACGGCCGGGTCGACGGCGACCAGACCGTCGCCGAGGTCGGCTTCGACCAGCGTGATTTCGACATCGCGCCGTACAAGGCGCTTCTGGGCGCGCTCAAGCTCAAGCCTCGGGTCGACGTGGTCGTTCGCGTGCCGTTCGTGCCGTCGGAGTAG